A region from the Brassica napus cultivar Da-Ae chromosome C8, Da-Ae, whole genome shotgun sequence genome encodes:
- the LOC106425954 gene encoding agamous-like MADS-box protein AGL104 isoform X2 produces MGRVKLEIKRIENTTNRQVTFSKRRNGLIKKAYELSILCDIDIALIMFSPSDRLSLFSGKTRIEDVFTRFINLSNQERENALVFPDQDRRPDIQSKECLLRILQQLKTENDIALQLTNPAAIKSDVEELEQEVCRLHQQLQMAEEELRRYEPDPVRFTSMEDYEVCEKQLLDTLTHVVQRREYLVSSHLSSYETSTMQQGIAGPFANGVLEGWLPENGHNQVNLFDASAHSNQLRELSSAMYEPLMQGSSSSSNQNNMSECHVTNHNGDMFSEWAQAYSSSALFPSMNQDPV; encoded by the exons ATGGGTCGGGTGAAACTGGAGATCAAAAGAATTGAGAACACAACGAATCGACAAGTAACCTTCTCAAAACGTAGAAATGGTTTGATTAAGAAAGCTTATGAATTGTCGATTCTCTGCGACATCGACATTGCTCTTATCATGTTCTCTCCTTCCGATCGTCTTAGCCTCTTTTCCGGCAAAACTAG GATCGAAGATGTTTTCACAAGGTTTATTAATCTCTCTAACCAAGAAAGAGAGAA TGCTCTAGTCTTTCCTGACCAGGATAGACGCCC GGACATCCAAAGCAAAGAG TGTCTATTAAGGATTTTGCAGCAGCTCAAGACTGAAAATGACATCGCTCTTCAACTCACCAA CCCTGCAGCTATCAAGTCCGATGTCGAG GAACTTGAGCAAGAAGTGTGTAGATTACATCAACAACTCCAAATGGCAGAGGAAGAGCTAAG GAGATACGAACCGGATCCAGTAAGATTCACTAGCATGGAGGATTATGAAGTTTGTGAGAAGCAACTTCTCGACACGTTAACACATGTTGTCCAACGACGAGAGTATCTCGTAAGCAGCCATTTATCTTCATACGAAACATCCACTATGCAACAAGGCATTGCAGGTCCTTTCGCAAACGGCGTCCTCGAAGGTTGGTTGCCTGAAAATGGACACAATCAAGTCAATTTATTTGATGCATCGGCTCATTCTAACCAACTCag AGAATTGTCATCGGCTATGTACGAACCATTGATGCAAGGTAGTAGCTCAAGTTCGAACCAAAACAACATGAGTGAATGTCACGTAACGAATCACAATGGTGACATGTTCTCTGAGTGGGCCCAGGCGTATTCATCATCGGCCTTGTTCCCTTCTATGAACCAG GACCCAGTATAG
- the LOC125591738 gene encoding uncharacterized protein LOC125591738: MERASSSSSESSTSMASSSDHQTSHFVTSSMLSRTSSSSSSAFGDYIGTESCFDILEENGVVSAPTRPSNRYRYGGRRREEREARAAAAREFPPLIPLLAQTENLLPHMPWVLKRVVTSDGRLILREEKVRHHEYFRAHRANGRLTLHLVPLDDDVLDLPQEPSHYQSGEDDHNDEHECDDDDVDDIDDHHHEVGDDLDDLADNVDKSVIITASDDDGVIHNYDEDKCNVHGGSEDGFRKTVLAVAAAEETAVESGVMVGGGGSPRGKCMKSCFVGMTVREIRPVLS; this comes from the coding sequence ATGGAGAGagcctcttcttcctcctccgaGTCATCAACCtccatggcttcttcttctgatcatCAAACCTCACATTTTGTGACGTCATCCATGCTTTCCCGCacgtcatcatcttcttcctccgcCTTCGGAGACTACATTGGAACGGAGAGCTGCTTCGACATCCTCGAAGAAAACGGCGTCGTCTCTGCCCCCACCAGGCCTTCGAACCGCTATCGTTACGGAGGAAGGAGGAGAGAGGAAAGAGAAGCTAGAGCTGCGGCGGCGCGTGAGTTTCCTCCGCTGATACCTTTGCTTGCTCAGACGGAGAATCTCCTCCCGCACATGCCATGGGTTCTGAAGCGTGTGGTGACGAGCGACGGGAGGCTTATTCTGAGAGAAGAGAAGGTTCGTCATCACGAGTATTTTCGTGCGCATAGAGCCAATGGCCGTCTCACTCTCCACCTTGTTCCTCTAGACGACGACGTTTTGGACCTTCCCCAAGAGCCCTCTCATTACCAATCTGGCGAAGATGATCATAATGATGAGCATGagtgtgatgatgatgatgttgatgatATTGATGATCATCATCACGAGGTGGGTGATGACTTGGATGATCTGGCGGATAATGTTGATAAGAGTGTTATTATTACGGCctctgatgatgatggtgtTATCCATAATTATGATGAGGATAAGTGCAATGTGCATGGTGGTAGTGAAGATGGATTTAGGAAGACTGTACTAGCGGTGGCGGCGGCGGAGGAGACGGCGGTGGAGAGCGGAGTGATGGTGGGAGGAGGAGGATCCCCGAGGGGAAAGTGTATGAAGTCTTGTTTTGTTGGTATGACAGTTCGAGAGATCAGACCAGTCCTTAGTTGA
- the LOC106425954 gene encoding agamous-like MADS-box protein AGL104 isoform X1, which yields MGRVKLEIKRIENTTNRQVTFSKRRNGLIKKAYELSILCDIDIALIMFSPSDRLSLFSGKTRIEDVFTRFINLSNQERENALVFPDQDRRPDIQSKECLLRILQQLKTENDIALQLTNPAAIKSDVEELEQEVCRLHQQLQMAEEELRRYEPDPVRFTSMEDYEVCEKQLLDTLTHVVQRREYLVSSHLSSYETSTMQQGIAGPFANGVLEGWLPENGHNQVNLFDASAHSNQLRELSSAMYEPLMQGSSSSSNQNNMSECHVTNHNGDMFSEWAQAYSSSALFPSMNQHGSVGPSIEEMMPGQQSEIPAVTTMEAPQQAKLEVVDDYETRVPQLSSQ from the exons ATGGGTCGGGTGAAACTGGAGATCAAAAGAATTGAGAACACAACGAATCGACAAGTAACCTTCTCAAAACGTAGAAATGGTTTGATTAAGAAAGCTTATGAATTGTCGATTCTCTGCGACATCGACATTGCTCTTATCATGTTCTCTCCTTCCGATCGTCTTAGCCTCTTTTCCGGCAAAACTAG GATCGAAGATGTTTTCACAAGGTTTATTAATCTCTCTAACCAAGAAAGAGAGAA TGCTCTAGTCTTTCCTGACCAGGATAGACGCCC GGACATCCAAAGCAAAGAG TGTCTATTAAGGATTTTGCAGCAGCTCAAGACTGAAAATGACATCGCTCTTCAACTCACCAA CCCTGCAGCTATCAAGTCCGATGTCGAG GAACTTGAGCAAGAAGTGTGTAGATTACATCAACAACTCCAAATGGCAGAGGAAGAGCTAAG GAGATACGAACCGGATCCAGTAAGATTCACTAGCATGGAGGATTATGAAGTTTGTGAGAAGCAACTTCTCGACACGTTAACACATGTTGTCCAACGACGAGAGTATCTCGTAAGCAGCCATTTATCTTCATACGAAACATCCACTATGCAACAAGGCATTGCAGGTCCTTTCGCAAACGGCGTCCTCGAAGGTTGGTTGCCTGAAAATGGACACAATCAAGTCAATTTATTTGATGCATCGGCTCATTCTAACCAACTCag AGAATTGTCATCGGCTATGTACGAACCATTGATGCAAGGTAGTAGCTCAAGTTCGAACCAAAACAACATGAGTGAATGTCACGTAACGAATCACAATGGTGACATGTTCTCTGAGTGGGCCCAGGCGTATTCATCATCGGCCTTGTTCCCTTCTATGAACCAG CATGGAAGTGTAGGACCCAGTATAGAGGAAATGATGCCAGGTCAGCAAAGTGAAATCCCGGCAGTTACGACTATGGAGGCACCACAACAAGCTAAGCTTGAAGTGGTCGACGACTATGAAACAAGAGTTCCCCAGCTCAGTAGCCAATAA